CCGTAAATCGTTATAGCATGGCTTTTAAAATGCGTGTTATTGAGGATGTCGAAAACGGTCTGATTTGCGCCGAAGATGCGCGGAAACTGTATGGAATTGGCGGCAGAAACACAGTACATGAGTGGATAGCCCAGTATGGAAGAAACCAAAAGTTAGGAAAGGTGATACACATTATGACTAAAGACGAAGAGCTGGAAGTAATCGCGTTGCGACGCGAGAACAAGCTGCT
This sequence is a window from Candidatus Cloacimonadaceae bacterium. Protein-coding genes within it:
- a CDS encoding transposase, producing the protein VNRYSMAFKMRVIEDVENGLICAEDARKLYGIGGRNTVHEWIAQYGRNQKLGKVIHIMTKDEELEVIALRRENKLLKRALEEAFIEKIALETLVEMAENETQVPLKKNFGSQASELALEKWKKWESKERSG